ACGATGTTTTCCTCAACTTTCTCCCCatgtcctctgtctgtctctggtcTCTTTCAGTGAGGCTaaaatgccaagaaaaaaaatgttgtaaaaaaaaaaaaactgcgtaAAATGTTTCAAACCCACTGGAAAAATGTCCTGCAGCTAAAAATGTGTCTAGTGTGATTTTTGCCTTTAGATGTCATTTTTTACATAATGTGTACAGTTTGAACCACTTCTCACTGAGATAGAAAAGCTACCGTCAGAGGCCGGCTCTATCGTTTTTCTGCTTGGTTTTCTGCATATTTGTTTTGGAGAAGCCAAGCTCAGAAATTTGTAATCATGTTTGTCCTGTGGTTGACGTTGTACTTGGGCTGGAAGTCTGCAGCTTGTGAAAGTAATTACAGTGGAAATTCATGTGGAATTCAGAGTTTTCACATTGATGGCCTTGTTTTCTGCAGCCAACATACACAATCAAAACTGGTTTGATAATCACTTACTAAGACAAATATTGTTCATGAAATGACTTTCAgataaaaattatttatctgaaaaaggaaaataacatttgTCTTAACGTGGCccttattttcatatttttgcccATTGTACCCATTGCCAATACCATCACTTGTCAAGTTACAGCATAAACACTTGCCTGTCAGGACAGAGTTGTAGAGTTTAACTGgcttttgcacaaaaaaaaaaagccagaaaaaattGAGTCATCATATTCTTGTACGCTGTTAGTTTTCCTCTCAGTTGTCTTtgactttcttttcctctttcagatCGAGGGCTTTGATGTGAAACACGTGGATGAGTATCATCTAACTGGAATCACGTTGGATATGTTTGTCCGATGGGAACACAGACCTCCAAGCTCCACGGAGGGACGAGGGGAGAACCGAAACGAGGCCAGAGGAGAAAGCAGACCCAAACCCGAGCAGAATAAACCCGATGATGCTCGATATTCAGAGGGCTTGGTGAGTCACAGTACTGCAAACAATCATCTCCTATGAGGAAGGGTTAGATTTCCTTTGGTTCAGATTTCACATCATTCTTCTATGAAGGGCAGTGTTGATATTCTTGCTTTGCCACCTTGTTTTTAACTATCCGTCTGTTACTTTCCCTTTGAAGACACGCCTAACCTTGGACCTGGGTAAAGGTGTGACGCTGGGCCAGTTGTGGTTGGAGCTCTTACGTTTCTACACACTGGAGTTTGCTCTTGAAGAATATATCATCAGCATCCGCTTAAAGGTACTCCTCTCCAGGGAAGCGAAGAACTGGCCTCGTCGCAGGCTCGCTATTGAAGGTAAGAGACCACTTTGTTGGAAATTTCATCTTACAGGTTTGGAGAATTACCAGAAATTCACTCTGCgtgtctttttcctctttgttttagATCCTTTTGCCTTGAAGAGGAATGTTGCACGAAGCTTGAACAGCCAGATGGTGTTTGAGTACATCCAGGAGCGCTTCCGTACAGCTTACAAATATTTTGCCTGCCCTCAGAGAAGGGGCTCTGGGGGCCGCCAGAGAAGCAAAAAGGCAGGCAAGCAAGGTGCAAAGTTGGAAGGGGCTGAGAAGAACGAGGCTGCTTTTCTGAACAAGGAAGAAGACGACGGTGAAGAAAGTCAGAGCCCTCAGAGCGAACACCCGGATttgaaggaggaagaggagcctGACAGCGATGACGAAGATGTTTCAGATCCGTCCACAATGAAGGATGAGAGGACTTTAGACGCCAGCCTCATGGACATGGCTCTCAGTGAGGGGAACAAACCCTCCTTCTCCCCCAATGGCCTGCTGGACAGTGACAACGAGGGGTGGGGGGAGGATGAGGACGAAAACGGTGTTTCAGAGAAGGACGGGCCTGTGACATCGGAGGATCTGCACTATGTGTTTGACAAGATGATTTTCACTGGAGGGAAGGTAATTATGTTGAACGCCACGTGTACATGTTAGAGTCAGTAGCAGAGTCGGCCAGAAATAGATTCTGTACGTGATACTATTTTATATAGCTCAAAACTGTTTGTGATCGAGCTAAgtcgaaaaaagaaaaaaatgaatagtaGATTTCAAGCTTTTCCACTTTCATAGCTGCAGTGTAGAAAAAGCATCATCTCACCTGTCAGCCCTGATGGGCCCGTGTCACTTAGGTGAGACATTTCAATTTAGGGAGGGTATTTCCTGGCATATCGACACATGATGACAGAGTCCAGTCCAGTCACATTTACGCTCTGTAATTAGCGTTGAATAGTTACAACGTTTTGGAATTTTTATTGATGCGATTATCTTGCACATACGTTGTGATGGTCGAGGCTGTCGTGTCTGGTTGATCATTTAATatatggactttttttttttttttttttacttccagcCTCCAACTGTTGTGTGCAGCATCTGCAAACGAGATGGTCACCTGAAGGACGAGTGTCCTGAAGACTTTAAGAAGATTGAGCTGAAGCCTTTGCCTCCTATGAACGACCGCTTCAGAGATATCCTTGATGGGCTCTGTAAATTGTGCTACTGTACGTAGTCAGCAGTGTagttctgtcttttctttgacttttgtGGTTTCTGGTTTGAAGTTACAATTCTCTTTTGGAAGAATCTGAGTAGAGCATAAATATACGTTACCGATCTGAAATTGATGTGGCAACTATTGGCATTTAGATGACTGGATCTGATCTCATCTGCTCTTGCGTATTGCAAATAATGATGAGTGGCATGAAGACCcaaaaaattcacacatttttattttatactttaaacCCATTGAAAGTAAACTGCGTTACATTTACTTCAAACTATAATATGACAGGAAATAGGATTTAGTAGGTTTACTCTCAGCCACCGCTAGCAAACCTGCGCTAAATCAGTGAATCGGTATAATCAATATTATGTGATTGAGGGGCTGcatctgttattttcattacgGACTaatctgccatttattttctaGATTAAATGGTTAATTGTTAAGTAATGTTGCCACCAtcagtgtcttgttttgcccAAATCCCTGAAATATTCAATTCACTATAATTGTGGCcaagaaaaacccacaaaagcGGCAAATTGTCACGTTTCTGAACCgaaaaccatcaaatgtttgggtTCTGTTTGAAAATTGACACGTAATCCATATCAATTAGTTGGGTTAAATGTTATTTAGTTTCAATAATCGAgtaatcattgcagctctgtGTGACTGAATGTCTGCTTTGCTGCTTGTAGATGAATTGTCACCTACACTTCCTGAGCAGCAGAAGAGGGAGCAGATCCTCGCCAGCCTGGAGAGGTTTATAAGGAAGGAGTACAATGGTGAGCACTAAGCATAAACTATTACAGTGAACAAAGTCTTAAATATTTACCAGAGTCTGTATATTCCTCCAATGACAAGAGAATCAGTATTTTAGTGAGTAGCCTTcctgttttctccctttttttttgctgtgttaaTTTGCTTGTTGCTGTTTACTGTTGAACCTTCCTCAGTACATTTCAAGTTAAAAGCGTTTCAGCAGTAAACAAGACATGTTTTTCCTCGGAGGGCGTTTTTCGTGGATACCCTGGAATCGCTCCGAATAAATAGATGGAATGAATGAATAGGtaaataataaatcagaattTCTTCCTGTATCTGAACCCACAGATAAAGCCCAGCTCTGCTTGTTTGGTTCCTCCAAAAACGGCTTTGGCTTCCGCGACAGCGACCTTGACATCTGCATGACTCTGGAGGGTCATGAGACTGCAGAGGTAGGCagactaaacacacacactgccactCGATGCAACTCACATTTCCTCAGTGGGATTAGAGACGTGACCCTTGTATTCTTTCACTGTTACACATTTCAATCTGCCTGAACAGAAGCTGAACTGCAAAGAGATCATTGAAGGCCTTGCAAAAGTGCTAAAGAAGCATACAGGTGAATTCATGTTTTACAAATTAACACTTTATAACACAGTGATATTTGTACGTGTCGAGGACTGAATCTGACTGGTCACCATCTCCTGTTTTCCCAACATCCCAGGTTTGAGGAACATCTTGCCTATTACAACAGCTAAAGTGCCTATTGTGAAGTTTGAACACAGACAGAGTGGTTTGGAGGGAGATATTAGCCTTTACAACACCCTGGTGAGTGACCACAATGTGCCTTCACTGTTACATAAAAGTTCTTGGACATGCCTTTTGTTTGTTGAAAGTGCTGCTTGAATGAATTTGGACGCTTCATCTCTGTAGGCTCAACACAACACAAGAATGCTGGCTACGTATGCAGCCCTGGATCCACGTGTGCAGTTCCTGGGATACACAATGAAGGTCTTTGCAAAGGTATGTGAAAGCTGACATACTGATACAGTAACCCCTAACTGCTGGCCTCTGGacagttcagtttttcagttttctgttttgccaACAGTTTGCTTGTTTGAATTTAATTAACATACACAATTCTGGCTGGATACATCCAATAACTACACCAtcctgacataaaaaaaacttggcTTATTCACAATGTATGTATTTACACTGTTGacaatgtgtatatgtgttcagaaaaagtaaaatgcatTCAGTTTAAAGTGAGAGGGAGCGATCTAATCTCTCTACCTACCTTCTTGGGTCATTTAGCCAAACATCTTTATAGCTTTAATGTGCAATTTCTgccaaaatgtcattttttgaaatataattATAACCCTCTTAATGTCACTTAATGTTACTCATAGTTCTACCCAGTCAAGCCTCTACATCTTAACGCCAATTTACCCCAAtattaaaacagctttttctgttttagtgtCTGATACTACGTCCTCCCTATTACCTCTTCCGCTCACTCTGAGCagggaatttgtttttttgactaAATAATCTCAGCTCCAGGTCCGCTGACTGCATTTTGTAGTGTAGAAATCACTTTAACTTAATGGTATGCAAACCTCCACTTTAGCTCCTAACATGGGGGGAGGTGGGGAGTAAAATATTCACCCTGCTCCTCTGTAATTTAACTCATCATCCCAGACAGCATTTTAAGCATTTGGATAAATACTGGATATGGTCTGTAATAGACAtggacattcagcaggacaaaagcCTCCCCAGGGTTGCGTGGGAGAGCTGAAGGGGAGGCAAAGACACTGTGTGAGGTGCTAATGATTCAAAAGTCGTCCTCCCTCTCAGAGTCaatacacagacatgaaacacgtGTGGATACGATTGACTGTGACTAACAGTTCCTGAGGATAACATCATCTCCGACGAATAAACGTCaataaatctgcttagaaatcacagaaaaaaaggtgcTTCAGAAGTTGCCTGAGGAAAAACCGTGATAGTTGTCTACACATCCATTGGTACATtacaaacaggaactgctaactGTTAACCCAGTGTACATTTAATGGTGCAGGTTTGACAAAATGTGAGTAAACAAAGGCTAAATGTGACGagcttttacatgtttttgctCTCctgatggttttaatgtttttctgtggtcattttggttCCCAAATAGTCCTATATGTTGTTGCTAACATGTTTCCAAGAAAGGCTTTTGACTTCCGCTATTTTCGCACATAAGTTGATTTTCACATGGAGCTCGTacaataagaataaaataaataacaggaaGAGCAGCTCTTCTcgtggaaaaaacaaagagatccCCTTTGATATAGAGGAAGGTCACTGTGAACGGGAAATAAACAACTACAGGCACCTGTGGCTGTCATTATTACTGGGCTGGGGGTAGAAAAACTACCCTTCAGACACACTCCAGAcaggattaaaatcactgaccagtGACTTTGAGGAGCACGTGAAGGCACCGGAGTGTTGCCGTCCCTTACTGTCTCTAACCCCGACCCTAACTAGCCCCCCTCTGTGCTCACAGCGCTGCGACATTGGGGATGCATCCAGAGGAAGCCTCTCATCCTATGCTTACATCCTGATGGTGCTTTACTTCCTGCAGCAGAGGCAGCCGCCAGTCATCCCTGTCCTGCAGGAGGTACCAGTCACTGATTAATCACCATGGCCTTTACATTGAGAAGAAATAAGCTGAACCCACGTAAAGGGGAGTTTAgctttgaataaaacaaaatgtaaagctctgtgtgatgtttttcttaGATCTTTGATGGAAAGAGTGTTCCCCAGCGAATGGTCGATGGCTGGAatgctttcttttttgatgACCTTGAGGATCTGGTGAGTTTAATGAACATGACTCAAATTTACATCCTACTCGGTCTCCTTTAACTTGCACCGCATTATTTGACATCATCTGAATATAGTCCAGGTCTATTGTTGCTCTTGTCACATATCTTTTCTCCTTCAGAACGTAAGTTTGTACGAGGcgccttttcttctttccacaCAGCGTCGGCGTCTCTCAGAGCTGCAGCCGAACACAGAGTCAGTTGGAGAGCTGTGGTTGGGCCTCCTGCGCTTTTACACCGAGGAGTTTGACTTCAAAGAACACGTCATCAGCATCCGCCAGAGGAAACGCCTCACCACCTTTGAGAAACAGTGGACCAGCAAATGCATCGCTATTGAAGGTGCTCACATGGATCTGCTCATTGCTCTGTCCTCACCTCCTTCTTACTGTTACGGTCAGGGTCTTCGTTTCTACTCATTCGTTTGTTCTTCTCCTCAGACCCCTTTGATTTGAATCATAATCTTGGTGCAGGAGTTTCTCGCAAAAGTAAGTGCTTTAGTCCAACTTAGTTCATCATAAcctaaatacatttgtttttaaaacttcgCTGAGGGCATCATTGCATCACAGCATAAAAttacgcgtgtgtgtgtgtgtgtgtgtgtgtgtgtgtgtgtgtgtgtatataatattatttaaaggGACAACTTCATTTTGGAAGATGAACAAATAATCAACATttgatatttataatataaCACATATATTTATCTTCCTTACCTGCAGAAATGTGAACTGAGCTGAGCTGTTCAGTTTTCGATGGTAGTTCTGAACTGAAAATACAAACCAGAAATATCAGCAACCGTATTTGTTACACAAATTTGCAGCCATTGTGAGATTGAAGTTCAGTTCTACACATTTTCACTGTAGCctgatatttactgtataacatATAAAGAATTTCATTGACAGTAATTGATTGGTCCAGAGGATCAGGCtgtttgaaatttatttttcgTATTCgaatgaattttttaaaattattatcttGGTGTTGAAGGCTagttttaaaactgtgaaaatgccCTGTCGCTCCCAccccctccttttcctcctctagTGACAAACTTCATCATGAAGGCTTTTATAAATGGCAGGAAGTTGTTTGGAACTCCTTTCTACCCCGTCCCCGGCACTGAAGTGGTACGTCATTCATGACTCCCAAATACAAAATACGATAAAATGTTCTGAATTTAACGCTATCTGCTCCTTGTCTCCTTGAGGAAACTGCTATTTGTCTAAAATATCTgctgtctctgttgttttctgctgcaggaCTACTTCTTTGACTCGAAGGTGCTGACAGACGGCGAGTTGGCGCCCAATGACAGGTGCTGCAGGATCTGCGGGAAGATTGGACATTACATGAAGGACTGTCCAAAGAGACGCAGGTTGTCCTCTCTTCCTTCATGGAAATATTTCTCTCACCCCGGTAGAATtcaagaaaaactaaaataacgTACTGAGAAGCAATGAATATGTTATGAATTCATACAACTTCCAATTGTGCTTTCTCACAGTGTGTAAAAGTATATTGAAAATTTATGTGAACGGTTTTTACAGCATCAGTGTccaaagtgctgctgttttatACATCAAACATACTAGGGAGCATTACAGTTTTGATGTAGTTGCCATTAAAAATGAGAACATAAAAGTGAGCATATGGCTGCTATGGCAACAGCGACACTGTAATGTCCAGAAATGTAAGTAATGTTTGGACGTATGCCTCCGGACCGGGGAGTAGGTGCATTAGGTGTCATTACCAAATCGCCAGTGTAgcttttcagctttgttttcagtgttctCGTTGCCATCATACAGTAGGTGTGAGGAGAAACAGAGTAAGTGGTGGTTAATTAAATCTTCCACAGGAAAAAATCACCTGAACATCAGCTTAAACAAACGtaggtgatttttttgttttaagcttTCAGCATCATCAACACGACCGCTCAAAAATAGACGCGTGTAAAAAAAGAGGGTGTTAAATAAGAGTAATAAAAGTAATACCTCGAGAAAGGTACGAGAAGGAGACGGAAAGAGAAACGGGGAAACTTACTCAGGCTTGCTCACAACTGGCGGAACCATGAATGCCTCGCTTCTTTATAAGCTAGAAATCACAGCGTTTCCACCTAAAAAGCCTTGGTATTTAAAGCTAGTCTCACAAAGGGCACTGATTCTCTGTATAGGAATTTTGTGGAAATCTTGATCATTTCAGTTAAAATCTGAACTCTTTTTTGTTACAATAATTACTAAATGTATTGATATTTGAAGGCGTTTTCAATGGAAGGAAACAAAAGTCTTATTTGATATCGAGAAGAACCTGTACCACTGAGTTTTcttctgtgtatgtttgcacaCTGGCGTATGTGTGTTGGCGCCGAACGTGTCGGATTCATTCATCCCTTCCTGTCGTGCCCTGAACTTTTTTTCTTCGccaggatgaagaagaaggaaaacGAAAAAGACGAGGACATAAAAGAGGAGGAGCGAGAGCCGAAGGACAGACGTTGTTTCCAGTGTGGGGACATGGGTCACGTACGAAGGGACTGTCCCGAGTACCGCCACCTCAAACAGAGGACAGCCGGAGCACCAGGTATCCACACCCTGTCTCACAGACACTGACCTCGCAAGTGAAGACAACCACAAAAAATACTTCTTCGTGATATTTTTCATCGTCGTTTTTTCACTGATACACATATTTTGAAACCTTCATTTAGAAGGGCTTTGTAAACTAAGGTTAACTGTTCTGACATATCTAAAATACAACACACCTCATGTTCTCAACAATAGAGCGGTGAAGCAAAGCTGCTTATGTGACTTCTCGTCCTTCCCCAGCTCCTCACATGGTACGAACTATAGTGAGCTCCCAGTCCATCCCCATTCCTCAGGCAGCTGCAGACTGTCCTGGAAGGACCAGACAGCCCTCTGAATGTGTGAGTACAATAGTTAGACATGACATGAGATATCTTCTCATGTAAACTGATAGAGATATCTGCTTTCATCcaaatacaatggaggtgaatggaattaaAATGGCGTTTAACTTCCTGGACCAAGGGAAGtgaaaaattacagtgaaaaaatgtaagaaactTTTCACTTGAATGAGTTTGTTCATATTTCCTGTGGAGAAACTCTAAGGATGACTTGATTAACGGTGTTTCAGTCCTTCATCGTTTACCTAATGAAGGTCTCAGATCCAAAATGTGGTTGAGAATGTGAGTACAAGTGATCGAAGGTGGTCAGCACTTTGAGTGCCGTACACCCATCAAAAGACTTTTTGGTGTGCAAAACGTTTTTCACAATCACGGGGATTAAAGTTCTCCGTCGCCACGACAGGTTTCCGTCAGTTGGTTTCCATAGAGGCCACGTACGAGATCGGTGTAGACCCGGAGGGGAAGAGAGCGAGGGGAGGGGGTTTGACACTGGGAGATGTAGAACGTAGGCTATTTTAAAGGGAAACAGATAGTTACTGACCCACATGTAGTCTTAGGGTGTGTACACGCAGTGGTGTACTGGCCATGGTGGGCCGCCGCCGGCGGACCGTCAAAAAACCCTTTGTGCCTATCATTCAGGGTGCGCATGAGAGCGTGCTGCGTGCATGTTCtgggactttttttctttaactccTGTAATTATTAGTCTCTATAAAAAATTTTCACAATGATATCTTGAGATGCGGGCAAATAAAAACCCTTAAACCCCCTGCTGATGCTGCAAAAATGTTCGGAAATCAAATCTAACAGAGTATTTGAATATAAGAATGAAAGTGTGGCTTTTGTCTGCTTGTCGATTTCTAATACTTTTCCCTTTCTTCACCTTGATAGTCGGACAGTCGGCAGACTCCGCCCTACTCCCCGCAGCCCACCGCTGTCCCTCAGAATTCCTCCCAGTCCTCCAGCTCCCCTCAGCCCTCCCACAGTAAGACCAGTTCCGCTGGTCCCCCGAAGCAGCCCGCTCACCCCCAggtccctctgtctctctttagcTTCCCTACCTCCCTTCCAGGCCAGTACCATCCAGGGACACTCACGGCACTGGGGCTTCTTCCCTCCCACCAGCACCAGTCACACCAGTCCCAGGGGCAACCTCACCACCCGGTCCACATCCCCTCCACCTCCTGGCCCATCCACGGACCGGTCCTCACTACGTCCTCTCCCACCGCCCCCTCCCCACCTGGCCTGAAATTCGCCCTGCGTTCAGCGTCGGGGAACGGGAGTCCCACGGGCTCAGGGGGCAACCCCAACGCCATGAACCTGAACGACCCCAGCATCATCTTTGCCCAGCCGGCGGGGAGACAGCTGGGCATCGGTGGGCCAGGACGGGAAGGACACTGGCACAACCACTTGGCACAACCTGGGTCACTCATGAGCAATGGCACTGTAGTCAAGTCAGGTATTCACTGGGTGAACTTTGGTGGCACCATCTGTCTGTTATTCTGTCTGTTAGTGTCTTCATGTAGTTGTAtctttaaagagcaacttaacgCTAATTCCACTTTTCTGAGTTAGTAAATTTTATGTTCGGCTATTTTTTTATACTATCAAATGATTCTGGTCCCAGTCGATCATATTCCGtggtttttatttcaccagGAAGTCTCTTGAGATACTTTATCTCTTTTACAAGAGAACCTGGACAAAATGGCAACAAACTTTACAACGTCTCatataacacaacaaaacaagaccCGAGAGACATGAGAGATGAAACATAACtgtttaaaacaattaatattcctcatgaaacatttttttaaacttgatgtttgaatgtttgatgCCTGATACGAAGGCAGCATTTCCAGACCAAGTAAACAAGACAATGTGGATCTTAGCAGACTGTAGGGACCCTGAAGATTGTCCGTGTAGATGATCTGGTCTAATGACTGTTAGAAACGGGAGATGGGACAGGAAGTTTGGCAAGGACGGCTTTAAAGATAAAACGGTACACACGAGTCCACTCGTGTAAATTACAGGGATGAGTTCTCGTTCCAACATTCAAAATATTGCAACAAGAACAAGACAGCCCCAGTGTGTCAGGAGTTGGGGGTTAAAAATGATGAGTGAGTGGTGATGGGGCATGCCTTATTGATTTGAGTGCCGAATTGGCCCGTCTCTTTTGGTAAAAATCAAGTTCCAATGAATTTTGAGCTAGTGTGTAATTTGTGTGAATTAATTTGAACGCAACCCTCTGCTGAAATAGGCTGTGGGTGTAGCGCCCCGTCATTTCTATCAGGCGTTGGGGGGGGTTCAACTTGTTCATCCCTTTGGTCCTGTCCCGTCTTTTGCCCAAACAAGCGAGTAAATTTGGCCAAGCGAAGTCAGACTTTGGACTCCATTCCTTTACGGTGCCTCTGCTGCTACAAGCTAACGTTACGAGGCAGTGGCTCTTAACAGAGTCAGCAAACGGACGGACAGTGCATTTTAGAAACGTCTCCTGACGAAGTACGAGGCCCGGCACAGAACTTGTCATTTGTACAGACTACAGATAAAATACTTAATTATTTATGTCGTCCAAAAAGTAGTTCAAATTACGGATAAATGCATTTCTGGGACACGTTGAAGCTGAAATCGGGTGTTAAGTTGCCctttaaaattaatgaaacacTTGATCAATTTAGACCTTAAAGGGTTAAATGAGGTAAGATGCAGTTGTTCAGGATGTGGGTGATGGTTCACTACATCACTGGTGAAGGATCACTGGTTTACACAAACTGGAGTATTACTGAAGTTCTGTAGTTGGATTTCATCGAACCTTGTGAGTCACTGAGTGTGTTTTGATCTTGCCTCTGCAGAGTCAGGCCACCCGGCCCAGTTCGTCGGTG
This genomic interval from Xiphias gladius isolate SHS-SW01 ecotype Sanya breed wild chromosome 6, ASM1685928v1, whole genome shotgun sequence contains the following:
- the tut4 gene encoding terminal uridylyltransferase 4 isoform X3, which codes for MDESISPVKSVKQSQPRGAKAFSSEKSNKEAPVQREGTKCVPRSKENLTTAKDDHNVGSQGSRGQGKTPTDTPQDKRRGRPSRLTRLSGRTSSGERGRGKVASSQQQLATQAPDSRASVSADSSPSAYRETNSPVVPGTPEKGLAEQDKSSNVTPAKERPHGVKAAALMHQSVEEGTEVRPTVEEGSLTEQQLGLRQAEERLYRDYIHRLLKQSPEYPNYQYLCKLCSVHIENIQGAHKHIKEKRHKKNIMEKQEENELRALPPPSAAQLRAVDAAVLETARQHGISEEDFEVRKAVVIRMEEIIKRHLSACSLRLYGSCLTRFAFKTSDINIDVTYPSSMTQPEVLIQVLEILKNSSEFSDVESDFHAKVPAVFCRDVSSGLMCKVSAGNDVACLTTNHLAALAKLEPRLVPLVLAFRYWARLCHIDCQAEGGIPSYSFALMVIFFLQQRKEPILPVYLGRWIEGFDVKHVDEYHLTGITLDMFVRWEHRPPSSTEGRGENRNEARGESRPKPEQNKPDDARYSEGLTRLTLDLGKGVTLGQLWLELLRFYTLEFALEEYIISIRLKVLLSREAKNWPRRRLAIEDPFALKRNVARSLNSQMVFEYIQERFRTAYKYFACPQRRGSGGRQRSKKAGKQGAKLEGAEKNEAAFLNKEEDDGEESQSPQSEHPDLKEEEEPDSDDEDVSDPSTMKDERTLDASLMDMALSEGNKPSFSPNGLLDSDNEGWGEDEDENGVSEKDGPVTSEDLHYVFDKMIFTGGKPPTVVCSICKRDGHLKDECPEDFKKIELKPLPPMNDRFRDILDGLCKLCYYELSPTLPEQQKREQILASLERFIRKEYNDKAQLCLFGSSKNGFGFRDSDLDICMTLEGHETAEKLNCKEIIEGLAKVLKKHTGLRNILPITTAKVPIVKFEHRQSGLEGDISLYNTLAQHNTRMLATYAALDPRVQFLGYTMKVFAKRCDIGDASRGSLSSYAYILMVLYFLQQRQPPVIPVLQEIFDGKSVPQRMVDGWNAFFFDDLEDLRRRLSELQPNTESVGELWLGLLRFYTEEFDFKEHVISIRQRKRLTTFEKQWTSKCIAIEDPFDLNHNLGAGVSRKMTNFIMKAFINGRKLFGTPFYPVPGTEVDYFFDSKVLTDGELAPNDRCCRICGKIGHYMKDCPKRRRMKKKENEKDEDIKEEEREPKDRRCFQCGDMGHVRRDCPEYRHLKQRTAGAPAPHMVRTIVSSQSIPIPQAAADCPGRTRQPSECSDSRQTPPYSPQPTAVPQNSSQSSSSPQPSHSKTSSAGPPKQPAHPQVPLSLFSFPTSLPESGHPAQFVGVSQGSRLWEHNKTPQYTLSPSWPYRMPQNFIQQGNGGYQPGKSFMAQGSVVNPNPNFPLVPHVRHQVNLNFIQQKK